The Streptomyces sp. NBC_00483 genome contains the following window.
CGTACGGGACACGGTGACTCCTTCAGGGACCGCGGGGGCCCTGCTGTGTCAGAGCACGAAGCCGTGCGGGAACGGGTCGCGCGGGTCGAGGAGGTAGTTGGCCGTGCCGGTGATCCAGGCCCGACCGGAGAACTCCGGTACGACAGCGTCGAGTTGACCGACCTTCGCGTCTCCGACGAGCCGCCCGGTGAACCGCGTACCGATGAACGACTCGTTCACGAACTCGGTGTGCAGCGGGAGTTCGCCGCGCGCGTGCAGCTGCGCCATCCGGGCCGAGGTGCCGGTGCCGCACGGCGAGCGGTCGAACCAGCCGGGCTGGATCGCCATGGCGTTGCGCGAGTGCCGGGCGGTCGAGTCGGGGGCGAGGAACTGCACGTGCTTGCAGCCGCCGATGACCGGGTCGAGCGGATGCCGCGGCCGGTTGTGCTCGTTGATGGCGTCGGAGATGGCGAGCCCGGCCTTGAGGATGTCGTCCTTGCGGGCCCGGTCGAAGGGCAGCCCGAGCTGGTCGAGCTCGGCGATCGCATAGAAGTTCCCGCCGTACGCCATGTCGTAGCGCACTTCCCCGTAGCCGGGCACCTTCACGGTGGCGTCCAGCTCCAGCGCGAAGGCATCCACATTGCGCAGGGTGACCTGCTCGGCGACACCATCGCGCACACCCACCCGCGCCTCGACGAGCCCGGCGGGTGTGTCGAGCCTGACGACGGTCTCCGGCTCGCTCACCTCCACCATTCCGGTCTCCACGAGCACGGTGGCGACGCCGATGGTGCCGTGCCCGCACATCGGCAGGAAGCCGCTGACCTCGATGTACAGGACACCCCAGTCCGCGTCCGGACGGGTCGGCGGCTGCAGGATCGCGCCGCTCATCGCGGGGTGGCCGCGCGGCTCGTCGACGAGGAACCGGCGCAGTTCGTCGAGGTGTTCAAGGGCGTAGGTGCGACGCTCGGCCATGGTGTCACCGGGG
Protein-coding sequences here:
- a CDS encoding proline racemase family protein; protein product: MRSVRTLSAVDSHTEGMPTRVVTGGVGPIPGDTMAERRTYALEHLDELRRFLVDEPRGHPAMSGAILQPPTRPDADWGVLYIEVSGFLPMCGHGTIGVATVLVETGMVEVSEPETVVRLDTPAGLVEARVGVRDGVAEQVTLRNVDAFALELDATVKVPGYGEVRYDMAYGGNFYAIAELDQLGLPFDRARKDDILKAGLAISDAINEHNRPRHPLDPVIGGCKHVQFLAPDSTARHSRNAMAIQPGWFDRSPCGTGTSARMAQLHARGELPLHTEFVNESFIGTRFTGRLVGDAKVGQLDAVVPEFSGRAWITGTANYLLDPRDPFPHGFVL